In a genomic window of Bradyrhizobium ontarionense:
- a CDS encoding alpha/beta fold hydrolase codes for MTSDSDYQIFEAGDVGLQSGETFPSLRLAYKTYGTLNAAKDNVILYPTSFGAQHYDTEWLVAPGGALDPNSYFIIIPNLFGNGLSSSPSNTSELPGGAPFPVISYHDAVAVQRRLLVERFGISRIALVYGWSMGGMQAYHWAACHPDMVERAAVVCGSARCSPYNHLFLDSVKAALTADPAYRGGRFVEKPVAGLRAMGRIYAGWAMSYEFYRDEVWREQGFATQEDYLAGVWDTAFAHRDANNLLTQIAIWQGGDISNCAAFGGDLDRALGAITARMLLMPGRTDRYFDWRDNERELPKLVNAGSPELRPIPSIHGHRAGNPIRIPADRDFIKVAVSALLNS; via the coding sequence ATGACTTCAGACAGCGACTATCAGATCTTCGAGGCAGGCGATGTTGGGCTGCAATCCGGCGAGACGTTCCCGTCGCTGCGACTCGCCTACAAGACCTACGGCACGCTCAATGCAGCCAAGGACAACGTCATCCTCTATCCGACATCGTTCGGTGCCCAGCACTATGACACCGAATGGCTGGTCGCGCCGGGTGGCGCGCTCGATCCCAACAGCTATTTCATCATCATCCCGAACCTGTTCGGCAACGGGCTGTCGTCATCGCCGTCGAATACGTCCGAGCTGCCCGGCGGCGCGCCGTTCCCGGTGATCAGCTATCACGATGCGGTCGCGGTGCAGCGACGGCTGCTGGTCGAACGGTTCGGCATCAGCCGGATCGCGCTGGTCTATGGCTGGTCGATGGGCGGCATGCAGGCCTATCACTGGGCTGCCTGTCATCCCGACATGGTGGAGCGCGCCGCGGTCGTGTGCGGCAGCGCGCGCTGCTCGCCCTACAACCATCTGTTCCTCGACTCCGTGAAGGCGGCGCTGACCGCCGATCCCGCGTACAGAGGCGGCCGCTTCGTGGAGAAGCCGGTGGCGGGGCTGCGGGCGATGGGGCGCATCTATGCGGGATGGGCGATGTCCTACGAGTTCTATCGCGACGAGGTCTGGCGCGAGCAGGGCTTTGCCACGCAGGAGGATTATCTCGCCGGCGTCTGGGACACCGCCTTCGCGCATCGCGACGCGAACAACCTGCTGACGCAGATCGCGATCTGGCAGGGCGGCGACATCAGCAACTGCGCGGCCTTTGGTGGCGATCTCGATCGCGCGCTCGGCGCGATCACCGCACGCATGCTGCTGATGCCCGGCCGGACCGACCGCTATTTCGATTGGCGCGACAACGAGCGCGAACTCCCCAAGCTGGTGAACGCCGGCTCCCCCGAGCTACGGCCGATCCCATCGATCCACGGCCACCGTGCCGGCAATCCGATCCGCATCCCGGCCGACCGCGACTTCATCAAAGTCGCAGTGTCGGCCCTTCTCAACAGCTGA
- a CDS encoding fatty acid desaturase — protein sequence MSDVTTDEFAPRPKLLTPAMLQALCRRSNLQGALRTLGHYGAIIAMGTLIWLVASAYGVLPALPLMLLQGVLVAFLFMAVHETAHKTAFDSRALNVAVGTISGFVIGLPYEYYGLFHWEHHRHTQDPDRDPELIVGPKPRSETQLAIAYSGLQQVAGRLRLLLKHAVTGQVTVPWVPAGRRAGIVREARYYVAGYALLLFGSLVLHSALLLWVWVLPLLLGQLILRPYLYAEHVGCDHTRSAFQNTRTTFTTRFVHWLAWNMPYHVEHHAYPSVPFHALPQLHEIVDGEITHRGQGYIAVTRQTRAWFRAQWEGNEG from the coding sequence ATGTCCGATGTGACCACCGACGAGTTCGCGCCCCGCCCGAAGCTGCTGACGCCGGCGATGCTGCAGGCGCTGTGCAGACGATCGAACCTGCAGGGCGCGTTGCGCACGCTTGGCCATTACGGCGCGATCATCGCGATGGGCACGTTGATCTGGCTGGTCGCGTCGGCTTACGGCGTGTTGCCGGCGTTGCCCTTGATGCTGCTGCAGGGCGTGCTGGTGGCGTTCCTGTTCATGGCCGTGCACGAGACCGCGCACAAGACCGCGTTCGACAGCCGTGCGCTGAACGTCGCCGTCGGCACCATCTCCGGCTTCGTGATCGGGCTTCCTTACGAATATTACGGCCTGTTCCACTGGGAGCATCACCGCCACACCCAGGATCCCGACCGGGACCCGGAGCTGATCGTCGGCCCGAAGCCGCGCTCGGAGACGCAGCTTGCGATCGCCTATTCTGGCCTGCAGCAGGTCGCCGGCCGGCTCCGGCTGCTGCTGAAGCATGCCGTCACCGGGCAGGTCACCGTGCCGTGGGTGCCGGCCGGCCGCCGCGCCGGCATCGTGCGCGAGGCGCGCTATTACGTCGCCGGCTACGCCTTGCTGTTGTTCGGCTCGCTCGTTCTTCACAGCGCGCTCTTGCTTTGGGTCTGGGTGCTGCCGCTGCTGTTGGGCCAGTTGATCCTGCGGCCTTATCTCTATGCCGAACACGTTGGCTGCGACCACACCCGCAGCGCCTTCCAGAACACCCGCACGACGTTCACCACGCGTTTCGTGCACTGGCTCGCCTGGAACATGCCCTATCACGTCGAGCACCACGCCTATCCGTCAGTGCCGTTCCATGCGCTGCCGCAACTGCATGAGATCGTCGACGGCGAGATCACGCATCGTGGGCAGGGCTATATCGCGGTGACGCGGCAGACTCGGGCGTGGTTTCGTGCGCAGTGGGAGGGAAACGAAGGCTGA
- a CDS encoding ATP-dependent helicase: MQATAATYLDDLNPEQRRAVEHGGAFATPGPPLLIIAGAGSGKTNTLAHRVAHLLVNGADPRRILLMTFSRRAASEMSRRVERIARKVLAGKAEAITAGLTWAGTFHGLGARMLREHAERIGLDPVFTIHDREDSADLMNLVRHERGLSSTQRRFPTKGTCLAIYSRCVNADMPLDEALVRHFPWCAEWAGELKGLFAAYVEAKQANAVLDYDDLLLYWAQMMADATIAQEIGDRFDHVLVDEYQDTNRLQSQILLGLKPNGAGLTVVGDDAQSIYAFRAATVRNILDFPDQFSPRADIVTLDRNYRSTQPILTAANGVIGLARERFTKNLWTDRTSSRKPQLVTISDEADQARYVVAQVLAKREEGIALKQQAVLFRTSSHSGPLEIELTRRNIPFVKFGGLKFLDAAHVKDVLACLRFVENPRDRIAGFRVLHLIPGIGPASAQRLLDAVSDSADPIARLCEQPAPARAGDDWTAFVRTLQQLRYTDWPADIERVRHWYQPHLERVHEDAEVRSADLLQLEQIASGYPSRERFLTELTLDPPDATSDQSGVPLLDEDYLILSTIHSAKGMEWNSVHVLNVVDGCMPSDLGAGTSAELEEERRLLYVAMTRAKDDLHLLVPQRFFVHGQPVRGDRHVYASRTRFIPEALVPLFERTSWPRVQPGRTVASQGPRIDLGARMRERWR; this comes from the coding sequence GTGCAGGCCACCGCTGCGACATATCTCGACGATCTGAATCCGGAGCAGCGCCGCGCGGTCGAGCATGGCGGCGCCTTTGCCACACCGGGCCCGCCGCTGCTGATCATCGCCGGCGCGGGTTCGGGAAAGACCAACACGCTGGCGCATCGCGTCGCGCATCTCCTCGTCAACGGCGCCGATCCGCGCCGAATCCTGTTGATGACGTTCTCGCGCCGCGCCGCCAGCGAGATGAGCCGGCGGGTCGAGCGCATCGCCCGCAAGGTGCTGGCCGGCAAGGCCGAAGCGATCACCGCCGGGCTCACCTGGGCCGGCACGTTTCACGGCCTGGGCGCGCGAATGCTGCGCGAGCATGCCGAGCGCATCGGCCTCGATCCTGTGTTCACGATCCATGATCGCGAGGATTCCGCCGACCTGATGAATTTGGTGCGGCACGAACGCGGCCTGTCCAGCACGCAGCGGCGGTTCCCGACGAAGGGCACCTGCCTTGCGATCTACTCGCGCTGCGTCAATGCCGACATGCCGCTCGACGAGGCGCTGGTGCGGCACTTTCCCTGGTGCGCGGAATGGGCGGGCGAGCTGAAGGGCCTGTTCGCGGCCTATGTCGAGGCCAAGCAGGCCAATGCCGTGCTCGATTACGACGACCTGCTGCTCTACTGGGCGCAGATGATGGCAGATGCGACAATCGCGCAGGAGATCGGCGACCGCTTCGACCACGTGCTGGTCGACGAATATCAGGACACCAATCGGCTGCAGTCGCAGATCCTGCTCGGATTGAAGCCGAATGGAGCGGGCCTCACCGTCGTCGGCGACGACGCGCAGTCGATCTACGCCTTCCGCGCCGCCACCGTGCGCAACATCCTCGATTTTCCCGATCAGTTCAGCCCGCGCGCCGACATCGTCACGCTCGACCGCAACTACCGTTCGACGCAGCCGATCCTCACTGCCGCCAACGGCGTCATCGGGCTGGCGCGCGAGCGCTTCACCAAGAACCTGTGGACGGATCGCACAAGCTCCCGCAAGCCGCAGCTCGTGACCATCAGCGACGAGGCCGACCAGGCCCGTTATGTCGTCGCGCAGGTGCTGGCGAAGCGCGAGGAAGGCATCGCGCTGAAGCAGCAGGCCGTGCTGTTCCGCACGTCCTCGCACAGCGGGCCGCTCGAGATCGAACTCACACGACGCAACATTCCATTCGTGAAGTTCGGCGGCTTGAAGTTCCTTGACGCGGCCCACGTCAAGGACGTGCTGGCCTGCTTGCGCTTCGTCGAGAATCCGCGCGACCGCATCGCCGGCTTCCGCGTGCTGCATCTGATTCCCGGCATCGGCCCGGCTTCGGCGCAGCGCCTGCTCGATGCCGTCAGCGACAGTGCCGATCCGATCGCACGTCTCTGCGAGCAGCCGGCGCCCGCGCGCGCCGGCGACGACTGGACGGCCTTCGTGCGCACGCTGCAGCAGCTGCGATACACGGACTGGCCGGCCGATATCGAGCGCGTCAGGCACTGGTATCAGCCGCATCTCGAACGCGTCCACGAGGACGCCGAGGTGCGCAGCGCAGACCTGCTGCAGCTCGAGCAGATCGCGAGCGGCTATCCCTCGCGCGAGCGGTTCCTCACTGAGCTGACGCTCGATCCCCCCGATGCGACCTCCGATCAGTCCGGCGTGCCGCTGCTCGATGAGGACTATCTGATCCTCTCCACCATCCATTCCGCCAAGGGTATGGAATGGAATTCGGTCCATGTGCTCAACGTCGTCGACGGCTGCATGCCGTCCGATCTCGGCGCCGGCACAAGCGCCGAGCTGGAGGAAGAGCGCCGGCTGCTCTATGTCGCGATGACCCGCGCCAAGGACGACCTGCATCTGCTGGTGCCGCAGCGCTTCTTCGTCCACGGCCAACCGGTGCGCGGCGATCGTCATGTCTATGCCTCGCGCACCCGCTTCATTCCCGAGGCGCTGGTGCCGCTGTTCGAGCGCACCAGCTGGCCGCGCGTGCAGCCAGGTCGGACCGTCGCCAGCCAGGGCCCGCGCATCGACTTGGGCGCCCGCATGCGCGAACGCTGGCGGTGA
- a CDS encoding Tex family protein: MSNFASIIAAELSVRDAQVQAAIDLLDGGSTVPFIARYRKEATGMLDDTQLRTLEERLRYLREMDARRTAIIESIKSQGKMTPEIELALATADTKARLEDIYLPFKEKRRTKAQIAKEAGLEPLADMLIGDPMKAPEVEAKAFIKKDGDNPVKDVKAALEGARAILVERFAEHPDLVGSLREEMWGRGAVKSSVRHGKKTEGAKFADYFDFSEPFTKLPSHRILAMLRGEKEEVLQLDFGDGEPEDSKDPSLYENRIAVTFGISRQGRPADQFLSDSVRWAWRTRIKTSLALDIRMRLWQEAEKEAVRVFSANLRDLLLAAPAGGRATLGLDPGFRTGVKVAVIDRTGKFVDHATIYPHEPQRQWNESMLTLAQLCVKHGIDLVAIGNGTASRETEKLVNDLMKLKPDLKLTKAIVSEAGASVYSASEFAAKEFPNLDVSIRGAVSIARRLQDPLGELVKVPPASIGVGQYQHDLNQYELARALDATVEDCVNAVGVDLNTASAPLLARVSGIGESLAQNIVAHRDSNGPFPTRDKLKEVPRLGPKAFEQCAGFLRIRDGDNPLDASGVHPESYPIVKKILEATKSNIKALIGETKVLKALSPAKFADERFGVPTVTDIIKELEKPGRDPRPEFKTATFQEGVEKITHLKPGMILEATVTNVAAFGAFADIGVHQDGLIHISAMSEKRINDPREVVKPGQVVKVKVLDVDVPRNRISLTLRLSDPLPAKGEKRTSARPPAAAARMTTREEKPSGGGALAAAMAKAAERRKGV; the protein is encoded by the coding sequence GTGTCGAATTTTGCCTCCATCATCGCCGCTGAGCTCTCCGTCAGGGATGCCCAGGTCCAGGCTGCGATCGACCTGCTCGACGGCGGCTCGACCGTGCCGTTCATCGCGCGCTACCGCAAGGAAGCGACGGGGATGCTGGACGACACGCAGCTGCGCACCTTGGAGGAGCGGCTGCGTTATTTGCGCGAGATGGATGCGCGCCGCACCGCGATCATCGAGAGCATCAAGTCGCAGGGCAAGATGACGCCGGAGATCGAGCTGGCGCTCGCCACCGCCGACACCAAGGCGCGCCTCGAAGACATCTATCTGCCGTTCAAGGAGAAGCGCCGCACCAAGGCGCAGATCGCCAAGGAAGCCGGGCTCGAGCCGCTCGCCGACATGCTGATCGGCGATCCGATGAAGGCTCCGGAAGTCGAGGCGAAGGCCTTCATCAAGAAGGACGGCGACAATCCGGTCAAGGACGTCAAGGCGGCGCTGGAAGGCGCGCGCGCGATCCTGGTCGAGCGCTTCGCCGAGCACCCCGATCTCGTCGGTTCGCTGCGCGAGGAGATGTGGGGCCGCGGCGCGGTCAAATCGTCGGTGCGGCACGGCAAGAAGACCGAGGGCGCCAAGTTCGCCGACTACTTCGATTTCTCCGAGCCGTTCACCAAGCTCCCGTCGCACCGCATCCTGGCGATGCTGCGCGGCGAGAAGGAAGAGGTGCTGCAGCTCGATTTCGGCGATGGCGAGCCGGAGGATTCCAAGGACCCGTCGCTGTACGAGAACCGCATCGCGGTGACCTTCGGCATCTCGCGCCAGGGCCGGCCCGCCGATCAGTTCCTGTCCGACTCCGTGCGTTGGGCCTGGCGTACCCGCATCAAGACCTCGCTCGCGCTCGATATCCGCATGCGGCTGTGGCAGGAGGCCGAAAAGGAAGCGGTGCGCGTATTCTCGGCGAACCTGCGCGACCTGCTGCTCGCCGCGCCGGCCGGCGGTCGCGCCACGCTCGGGCTCGATCCGGGCTTCCGCACCGGCGTCAAGGTCGCCGTCATCGATCGCACCGGCAAGTTCGTCGATCACGCCACGATCTATCCGCACGAGCCGCAGCGGCAGTGGAACGAGAGCATGCTGACCTTGGCGCAGCTCTGCGTGAAGCACGGCATCGACCTGGTCGCAATCGGCAACGGCACCGCGTCGCGCGAGACCGAGAAGCTGGTCAACGATCTGATGAAGCTGAAGCCGGATCTCAAGCTCACCAAAGCGATCGTGTCGGAAGCCGGCGCGTCGGTCTATTCGGCCTCGGAATTCGCCGCCAAGGAATTCCCCAATCTCGACGTGTCGATCCGCGGCGCGGTGTCGATCGCACGCCGCCTGCAGGATCCGCTCGGCGAGCTGGTCAAGGTGCCGCCGGCCTCGATCGGCGTCGGCCAGTATCAGCACGACCTCAATCAATATGAGCTCGCGCGCGCGCTCGATGCCACGGTGGAGGACTGCGTGAACGCGGTCGGCGTCGATCTCAACACCGCCTCCGCGCCGTTGCTGGCGCGCGTCTCCGGCATCGGCGAGAGCCTGGCGCAGAACATCGTCGCGCATCGCGATTCCAATGGTCCGTTCCCGACGCGCGACAAGCTGAAGGAAGTGCCGCGGCTCGGGCCGAAGGCGTTCGAGCAGTGCGCCGGATTCCTGCGCATCCGCGACGGCGACAATCCGCTCGATGCCTCTGGCGTGCACCCCGAGTCCTATCCGATCGTGAAGAAGATCCTCGAGGCGACGAAGAGCAACATCAAGGCGCTGATCGGCGAGACCAAGGTGCTGAAGGCGTTGAGCCCGGCGAAGTTCGCCGACGAGCGCTTCGGCGTGCCGACCGTCACCGACATCATCAAGGAGTTGGAGAAGCCCGGCCGCGACCCGCGTCCGGAGTTCAAGACCGCGACCTTCCAGGAGGGCGTCGAGAAGATCACCCATCTCAAGCCCGGCATGATCCTGGAGGCGACCGTCACCAACGTGGCCGCGTTCGGCGCCTTCGCCGATATCGGCGTGCATCAGGACGGCCTGATCCATATTTCGGCGATGTCGGAGAAGCGCATCAACGATCCGCGCGAGGTGGTGAAGCCGGGCCAGGTCGTGAAGGTCAAGGTGCTGGACGTCGACGTGCCGCGCAACCGCATCTCGTTGACGCTTCGCCTGTCCGATCCGCTGCCGGCGAAGGGGGAGAAGCGGACCAGCGCGCGGCCGCCGGCGGCGGCGGCGCGTATGACCACCCGCGAGGAGAAACCGTCCGGTGGCGGTGCGCTTGCCGCGGCCATGGCCAAGGCGGCGGAGCGGCGCAAGGGCGTCTGA
- a CDS encoding nucleoside-diphosphate sugar epimerase: MIIAGATGLVGRELLRGLLDDPAVDHVHVVGRRAPPGASPKLTAHVVDFAALPPLPPADELYLALGTTIKVAGSQAAFRAIDHDANLAVAKAALASGAKRVGLVSAMGADSKSRIFYSRVKGELEDELTELPFEGLVIARPSLLVGARAELGQPSRPGEEWGGALNRIIGFLIPSNYKPIHARDVADALLATVPSIAGKRILLSGAMRRSPT, translated from the coding sequence GTGATCATCGCCGGGGCCACTGGCCTCGTCGGGAGGGAGCTTCTTCGCGGCCTGCTGGACGACCCGGCCGTGGACCACGTGCACGTCGTCGGCCGGCGGGCGCCGCCGGGTGCGTCCCCGAAGTTGACGGCCCATGTCGTGGACTTCGCGGCGCTGCCGCCTTTGCCGCCGGCAGACGAGCTGTACCTGGCACTCGGGACGACCATCAAGGTGGCCGGCAGCCAGGCCGCCTTTCGCGCCATCGACCATGATGCGAACCTCGCCGTTGCCAAGGCCGCGCTTGCGAGCGGCGCCAAGCGTGTCGGCTTGGTCAGCGCCATGGGAGCCGATTCCAAGTCGCGGATTTTCTACAGCCGCGTAAAGGGCGAGCTCGAGGATGAGCTGACCGAGCTCCCATTCGAGGGCCTGGTCATCGCGCGGCCGTCGCTGCTCGTGGGCGCGCGGGCGGAGCTGGGGCAGCCGAGTCGGCCCGGCGAGGAATGGGGCGGCGCACTGAACCGGATCATCGGCTTCCTGATCCCGTCGAACTACAAGCCCATTCACGCGCGTGATGTTGCGGATGCGCTTCTCGCCACCGTTCCGTCCATCGCGGGAAAGCGAATCCTGTTGTCGGGGGCGATGCGTCGATCGCCGACCTAG
- a CDS encoding TRAP transporter substrate-binding protein codes for MRRHVWEFCLAVFVAALAGSLQAAASPRMVSLVFNSQTQNPQQIGADEFRQKLLALTGKRLIVDERGGNAFGSEAAVLAAARTGAVDVAVVSGGIASAVVPELGVFDIPFLFRDTAHAKAVAQGPVAAAIGAKFADKGLVLLALGKQGFRNLTNSKRPVRTVDDVKGLKIRVIPNPVYQMTFKALGADVMPMDFPLVYAALKDGRLDGQENPVATIAANRFEEVQKYLTLTGHFFAPIAFVANREVFEHLDASDREALVAAAKAAAEVTWQAQLDSQKLDDLRKGGMEVIESFDRKTFVDAVKPLDPEFEKRFGKELLAAIRSTP; via the coding sequence ATGCGTAGACATGTCTGGGAATTTTGCCTCGCGGTATTTGTCGCCGCACTGGCCGGATCGCTGCAGGCGGCGGCCTCACCACGAATGGTTTCGCTGGTCTTCAATTCGCAAACTCAGAACCCGCAGCAGATCGGGGCCGATGAATTCCGGCAGAAGCTGTTGGCGCTCACGGGCAAGCGGCTCATCGTCGACGAGCGCGGCGGCAACGCGTTCGGCAGCGAAGCGGCGGTGCTGGCCGCGGCCCGGACCGGTGCCGTCGACGTCGCCGTGGTGTCCGGCGGCATCGCCAGCGCAGTCGTCCCCGAGCTCGGTGTCTTCGACATTCCCTTCCTGTTCCGTGACACCGCGCACGCCAAGGCGGTGGCGCAAGGGCCGGTTGCGGCTGCGATCGGCGCCAAATTCGCCGACAAGGGTCTGGTGCTGCTGGCGCTCGGCAAGCAGGGCTTTCGCAACCTCACCAATTCGAAGCGGCCCGTCCGCACCGTTGACGACGTCAAGGGCCTCAAGATCCGCGTGATTCCGAACCCCGTCTACCAGATGACCTTCAAGGCCCTGGGTGCGGATGTGATGCCGATGGACTTTCCGCTGGTCTATGCCGCGCTCAAGGACGGGCGTCTCGACGGCCAGGAGAATCCCGTCGCGACCATCGCGGCCAATCGCTTCGAAGAGGTTCAGAAATATCTGACGCTCACCGGACATTTCTTCGCGCCGATCGCCTTCGTCGCCAACCGCGAGGTGTTCGAGCATCTGGATGCGAGTGACCGCGAAGCGCTGGTCGCGGCCGCCAAGGCGGCTGCAGAGGTCACCTGGCAGGCCCAGCTGGATTCACAGAAACTCGACGATCTGCGCAAGGGCGGCATGGAGGTCATCGAATCCTTCGACCGCAAGACCTTCGTCGATGCGGTCAAGCCGCTCGATCCCGAATTCGAGAAGCGGTTCGGCAAGGAGCTGCTCGCCGCCATCAGGTCCACTCCGTGA
- a CDS encoding methyl-accepting chemotaxis protein: MSWIGVRPRIFGGFALILSFLVLLGGFAISQVGRIGGTVDELVASAAGDAGMTQVRAALLAANGAVEKFIRTWSVGDKDAAGKAIDGVGELTDQVEKQSGRLKVIAEGAGSVRNALATYRASFAAAADAVDRLRAATGKTDALGAVAGINIGGIQVALANRAGAEPLLNPLRLASVVDAVRIAVMRYTSSLSMGDADDARLSFVYARLAVTDTEAEMAGVDDPKLKALVAALKDALTADAAALEDVIKVAADLRAKQAELAKASAAIDVQVGRINQQLGAARAEQGARTGVAVEDTRQTVIVTAAGAVVLGAVLAWLIGASVSGPIRSMTDRMQSLAAGELEQPIPGGEQRDEIGRMARAVEVFRDNALTVRRMEQDAAAQREASEAERARMMADLAGRFEQGMQGVITGVGGRATDMGQSAKELARVAERGRGLAEAVASRAEQASVNVQTVASATQELAASIREISGQVQRSVTVSTRATHETQRTSDLINGLSSAAERIGTIVQLIQAIASQTNLLALNATIEAARAGDAGRGFAIVASEVKNLASQTAQATEQISSQIATIQNATEETVGAIAQFGTTVKEIAEISNAIAAAVEQQGAATSEIARNVEQAANGTAAVTQEIGDVRAVAGQTDAGAEAALTAAAALQQQAASLKSNVDDFLQTIRTAA, from the coding sequence ATGTCGTGGATCGGCGTCCGCCCGCGGATCTTCGGCGGCTTTGCGCTGATCCTGAGCTTCCTCGTGCTGCTCGGCGGCTTCGCCATCAGCCAGGTCGGGCGGATCGGCGGCACGGTGGACGAGCTCGTTGCCAGCGCGGCCGGTGATGCCGGCATGACGCAGGTACGCGCCGCGTTGCTCGCCGCCAATGGCGCGGTGGAAAAATTCATCCGCACCTGGAGCGTCGGTGACAAGGATGCGGCCGGCAAGGCAATCGACGGCGTCGGCGAGCTCACCGATCAGGTTGAGAAGCAATCCGGCCGGCTGAAGGTGATCGCTGAGGGCGCAGGCTCGGTACGAAACGCGCTCGCGACCTACCGCGCGTCGTTCGCCGCCGCTGCCGACGCCGTGGACCGCCTGCGCGCGGCGACCGGGAAGACCGATGCACTGGGCGCCGTCGCCGGGATCAATATTGGCGGCATCCAGGTCGCCCTGGCCAATCGCGCCGGTGCCGAGCCGCTGCTCAATCCGCTGCGCCTTGCCAGCGTCGTCGATGCAGTCCGCATCGCGGTGATGCGATATACAAGCTCGCTCTCGATGGGCGATGCCGACGATGCCAGGCTCAGCTTCGTCTATGCGAGGCTTGCAGTCACCGATACGGAAGCCGAGATGGCCGGTGTCGATGACCCCAAGCTGAAGGCGCTGGTCGCAGCGCTGAAGGACGCGCTCACGGCAGATGCTGCGGCGCTCGAAGACGTGATCAAGGTCGCCGCCGACCTGCGCGCCAAGCAGGCCGAACTCGCCAAGGCCAGCGCCGCGATCGACGTCCAGGTGGGCCGCATCAACCAGCAGCTCGGCGCGGCGCGCGCAGAGCAGGGCGCAAGAACCGGCGTGGCCGTCGAGGACACCAGGCAGACCGTCATCGTGACGGCGGCGGGGGCGGTGGTGCTCGGTGCCGTGCTGGCCTGGCTGATCGGCGCCAGCGTCTCGGGTCCGATCCGCAGCATGACCGACCGCATGCAGTCGCTGGCGGCGGGCGAACTGGAGCAGCCGATTCCTGGCGGCGAGCAGCGCGACGAGATCGGGCGGATGGCCCGCGCGGTCGAGGTGTTCCGCGACAATGCCCTGACCGTGCGCCGCATGGAGCAGGACGCGGCGGCGCAACGCGAGGCTTCCGAAGCCGAGCGCGCCCGGATGATGGCCGATCTGGCCGGTCGCTTCGAGCAAGGCATGCAGGGCGTGATCACCGGCGTCGGCGGCCGTGCCACCGACATGGGGCAGAGCGCCAAGGAGCTCGCGCGGGTCGCGGAGCGTGGTCGCGGACTTGCGGAAGCGGTGGCGAGCCGCGCCGAGCAGGCCTCGGTGAACGTGCAGACCGTGGCCTCGGCGACGCAGGAGCTCGCGGCCTCGATTCGCGAGATCTCCGGTCAGGTGCAGCGCTCGGTGACGGTGTCGACCCGCGCTACGCATGAGACCCAGCGGACCTCCGACCTGATCAACGGGCTGTCCAGCGCGGCCGAGAGGATCGGCACCATCGTGCAGCTGATCCAGGCGATCGCGAGCCAGACCAACCTGCTGGCCCTCAACGCCACGATCGAGGCGGCGCGAGCCGGCGATGCCGGCAGAGGCTTTGCGATCGTCGCCAGCGAGGTGAAGAACCTCGCCTCCCAGACCGCGCAGGCGACCGAGCAGATCTCGAGCCAGATCGCGACCATCCAGAATGCCACCGAGGAGACGGTCGGGGCGATCGCGCAGTTCGGTACGACGGTGAAGGAGATCGCCGAAATCTCCAACGCGATCGCGGCCGCTGTCGAGCAGCAGGGCGCCGCGACCAGCGAAATCGCCCGCAACGTCGAGCAGGCCGCCAACGGCACGGCAGCCGTGACGCAGGAGATCGGCGACGTGCGCGCGGTTGCCGGTCAGACCGATGCCGGCGCGGAGGCTGCGCTCACGGCCGCCGCCGCTCTGCAACAGCAGGCGGCATCGCTGAAGAGCAATGTCGACGACTTCCTGCAGACGATCCGCACCGCGGCCTGA
- a CDS encoding TRAP transporter substrate-binding protein produces the protein MSKTIRELGVAVVTVAALLVPHHSAAMPRMISVASGPELFREKLAEGHRFIVDGRSGNALGGEPIILAATRSGALDVAVLTGGVVSSVVSELSVFDIPFLFRDEAHAKTVMQGPIGKQIAAKFADKGLVLLALGKQGFRNLTNSKRPIRSPEDIRGLKIRVIPNETYKMAFKALGAEVIPMDFPLVYGALKDGRLDGEENPLTTISTSRFFEVQKYLTMSGHFFAPVAFVANRAMFEQLDPADQDALMAAAKAGAEATWQAQVDEAKLQELRAAGMEVVDKIDRQAFVDAVKTLDPEFEKRFGKELIAAIRSTR, from the coding sequence ATGAGTAAGACGATTCGAGAGCTTGGGGTCGCCGTAGTGACGGTGGCGGCGCTGCTTGTGCCACATCACAGCGCGGCCATGCCGCGGATGATCTCGGTGGCGTCCGGCCCCGAACTATTCCGCGAGAAGCTCGCGGAAGGTCATCGCTTCATCGTCGATGGGCGTTCGGGCAATGCGCTTGGCGGCGAGCCCATCATCCTTGCAGCGACCCGATCGGGTGCCCTGGATGTGGCGGTGCTGACCGGCGGCGTCGTCAGCTCTGTCGTTTCCGAGCTGAGTGTGTTCGACATTCCATTTCTGTTCCGCGACGAGGCGCATGCCAAAACGGTGATGCAGGGTCCGATCGGCAAACAGATCGCCGCCAAATTCGCTGACAAGGGGCTGGTGCTGCTGGCCCTCGGCAAGCAGGGCTTTCGCAATCTCACCAACTCCAAGCGCCCGATCCGCAGCCCGGAGGATATCAGGGGCCTCAAGATCCGCGTCATTCCCAACGAGACTTATAAGATGGCATTCAAGGCTCTTGGCGCCGAAGTGATTCCGATGGACTTCCCGTTGGTCTATGGCGCCTTGAAGGACGGGCGACTGGACGGCGAGGAAAATCCGCTGACCACGATCTCGACGAGCCGCTTCTTCGAAGTCCAGAAGTACCTGACCATGTCAGGTCATTTCTTCGCGCCGGTCGCGTTCGTGGCCAATCGCGCCATGTTCGAGCAGCTCGATCCAGCCGATCAGGACGCGTTGATGGCGGCCGCCAAGGCCGGCGCCGAAGCGACCTGGCAGGCGCAGGTCGATGAGGCAAAGCTGCAGGAGCTGCGCGCCGCGGGAATGGAGGTCGTCGACAAGATCGATCGCCAGGCTTTCGTCGATGCGGTGAAGACGCTCGATCCCGAATTTGAGAAGCGGTTCGGCAAGGAGCTGATCGCCGCCATCCGGTCAACTCGCTAA